In one window of Lepus europaeus isolate LE1 chromosome 14, mLepTim1.pri, whole genome shotgun sequence DNA:
- the LOC133773391 gene encoding skin secretory protein xP2-like, producing MQSLISKAGQTAFLYQKHLVDGRASRRWPASLRQRRSQPGRRPHPQRKRAEGRVGRAGEGGRGTQRHGSGADAHAPRWASPRGRGPESLTLKRPGQQGPGHRAGPQRPPLQPARAPRSQQPEAPGPGRRRRPRQSRPPGPAAAPAGGARCPPAPAPGVARALPPAARVPSAPRRQRVPRPPRAQPARAPQRPLGARPTRQPRLCGAGSRARRRAGLPRPSPRGRAAPAPAAGTSLRGGVIPAAA from the exons ATGCAGAGTTTAATCAGCAAGGCAGGCCAGACAGCATTCTTGTACCAGAAGCACTTGGTTGATGG AAGAGCATCTCGGCGCTGGCCAGCCTCGCTCCGCCAGCGCCGCTCCCAGCCGGGCCGCCGGCCTCACCCACAGCGGAAAAGAGCGGAGGGAAGAGTGGGGCGAGCGGGAGAGGGCGGGCGGGGAACGCAGAGGCACGGCTCGGGGGCGGACGCTCATGCGCCACGCTGGGCCTCTCCGCGAGGCCGAGGTCCAGAGAGCCTGACCCTGAAGCGTccagggcagcagggcccaggccaccgcgccggcccccaGAGGCCGCCCCTCCAGCCCGCGCGCGCCCCCCGCTCCCAGCAGCCCGAGGCGCCCGGGCCGGGCCGCCGCCGTCGCCCACGGCAGTCCCGGCCGCCCGGGCCCGCAGCCGCGCCCGCGGGAGGAGCCCGCtgccccccggccccggcccccggggTCGCCAGGGCCCTGCCTCCAGCTGCCCGCGTTCCTTCCGCCCCGAGAAGGCAAAGAGTCCCGCGGCCTCCCCGGGCGCAGCCCGCCCGCGCCCCGCAGCGCCCCCTAGGAGCGCGGCCCACGCGGCAGCCGCGCctctgcggcgccggcagccgCGCCCGGCGGCGCGCGGGgcttccccgcccctccccccgcggccgcgccgcccccgccccggcggcCGGAACCTCCCTGCGGGGCGGAGTGATACCGGCGGCGGCGTAG